One window of the Methanomassiliicoccaceae archaeon DOK genome contains the following:
- a CDS encoding transketolase, with amino-acid sequence MAELEEIANRLRIHVVEMTTAAGSGHPGGSLSAADLMAVLYFRNLNHDPSNPQWEDRDRFVLSKGHVAPVLYAALAESGYFPVEDLVTLRKMGSKLQGHPVRGKVPGVEMSTGSLGQGLSMSCGIALAGRMDGKEYKTYCLLGDGELQSGQNWEAAMFASHNGLSNLIAIVDRNRLQITGSTEDAVSLEPLPEKWRAFGWNVIVINGHNIRQISEALDKAAESKRRPTVIIMNTIKGKGVSFMENNVGFHGKACNQNEYEQAMSELKGESE; translated from the coding sequence GTGGCCGAGCTCGAGGAGATCGCCAACAGGCTTAGGATCCATGTGGTGGAGATGACCACCGCGGCAGGCTCCGGGCATCCGGGAGGGTCCCTCTCGGCCGCGGACCTGATGGCCGTCCTGTACTTCCGCAACCTCAACCACGACCCGAGCAACCCCCAGTGGGAGGACAGGGACAGGTTCGTGCTCTCGAAGGGGCACGTCGCTCCGGTCCTGTACGCCGCCCTGGCGGAGTCCGGGTACTTCCCGGTCGAGGACCTCGTGACCCTCAGGAAGATGGGCTCGAAGCTCCAGGGACACCCCGTGCGCGGGAAGGTCCCAGGCGTCGAGATGTCCACCGGGTCCCTCGGACAGGGGCTCAGCATGTCATGCGGCATAGCGCTCGCTGGCAGGATGGACGGCAAGGAGTACAAGACGTACTGTCTCCTCGGGGACGGGGAGCTGCAGAGCGGCCAGAACTGGGAGGCGGCGATGTTCGCCAGCCACAACGGGCTCAGCAACCTGATCGCCATCGTGGACAGGAACAGGCTCCAGATCACAGGCAGCACAGAGGACGCCGTCAGCCTCGAACCACTTCCGGAGAAGTGGAGGGCGTTCGGCTGGAATGTCATAGTCATCAACGGCCACAACATCAGGCAGATCTCGGAGGCCCTGGACAAGGCGGCCGAGTCCAAGAGGAGGCCCACCGTCATCATCATGAACACGATCAAGGGGAAGGGCGTGTCGTTCATGGAGAACAACGTCGGCTTCCACGGCAAGGCCTGCAACCAGAATGAGTACGAGCAGGCCATGTCCGAACTGAAGGGGGAGTCCGAATGA
- a CDS encoding transketolase family protein, protein MSEKLAQRNYYGKALAELAGENPNVVVLDADLAGSTKTSDFQKVCPERFVEVGIAEQNMIGIAAGLAASGKVAFASTFGVFATGRCWEQIRLAVAYPRLNVKVVATHCGISVGEDGASHQALEDMAVMRALPNMTVISPADAYEAYSATKAIADYDGPVYMRMGRAEFPTITEEGAPFTIGKATVMREGGDVTLVGCGQMVSFCLDAAEELSKEGIEAEVINMSTIKPLDTETLVASVSKTGCCVTAEEHSIIGGLGSAVAEALSESVVAPLERVGTRDTFGESGKPAELMEKYGLTAAHIAEAARKTISRRS, encoded by the coding sequence ATGAGCGAGAAGCTCGCACAGCGCAACTACTACGGCAAGGCCCTCGCCGAACTCGCGGGGGAGAATCCGAACGTCGTCGTCCTCGACGCGGACCTGGCGGGATCCACCAAGACCTCCGACTTCCAGAAGGTCTGCCCCGAGAGGTTCGTCGAGGTCGGGATAGCGGAGCAGAACATGATCGGCATCGCCGCCGGCCTCGCGGCGTCCGGCAAGGTGGCATTCGCATCCACATTCGGGGTGTTCGCCACCGGCAGGTGCTGGGAGCAGATCAGGCTCGCCGTCGCCTATCCGAGACTCAACGTCAAGGTCGTCGCAACCCACTGCGGGATCAGCGTCGGGGAGGACGGGGCGTCACACCAGGCCCTGGAGGACATGGCGGTCATGCGCGCGCTCCCCAATATGACGGTCATATCGCCGGCGGACGCCTACGAGGCGTACTCCGCCACGAAGGCCATAGCGGACTACGACGGTCCCGTCTACATGAGGATGGGCCGTGCGGAGTTCCCGACCATCACGGAGGAGGGCGCTCCGTTCACCATCGGCAAGGCCACGGTCATGAGGGAGGGCGGCGACGTCACCCTCGTCGGATGCGGCCAGATGGTCTCGTTCTGCCTGGACGCGGCCGAGGAGCTTTCGAAGGAGGGCATCGAGGCCGAGGTCATCAACATGTCAACTATCAAGCCCCTGGACACGGAGACGCTCGTGGCGTCCGTATCCAAGACGGGCTGCTGCGTCACCGCCGAGGAGCACAGCATCATCGGCGGTCTCGGTTCCGCGGTCGCGGAGGCTCTCTCCGAGAGCGTCGTCGCCCCGCTGGAGAGGGTCGGCACCCGCGACACCTTTGGGGAGTCGGGGAAGCCGGCAGAGCTCATGGAGAAGTACGGGCTCACGGCCGCGCACATCGCCGAGGCGGCCAGGAAAACGATATCGAGGAGGAGCTGA
- the fsa gene encoding fructose-6-phosphate aldolase, with translation MKIFIDTANLDMIKDINSWGILDGVTTNPSLIAKEGVDVRTRVREIAEVVDGPISAEAMSTTCDEMVREGRELASIHPNINVKLPMCIETLKATKILSSEGIKVNVTLIFSPLQALLAAKAGAAFVSPFVGRLDDIGEHGIDLVSQIRTIFDNYGYDTEIIAASIRGPAHVLDAALIGADIATIPYDTLKLMIKHPKTDEGVAKFIADYEKSKKS, from the coding sequence ATGAAGATATTCATAGACACTGCGAACCTTGACATGATCAAGGACATCAACAGCTGGGGGATCCTTGACGGGGTCACCACCAACCCCAGCCTCATCGCCAAAGAGGGCGTCGACGTCAGGACCCGCGTCAGGGAGATCGCCGAGGTCGTCGACGGGCCCATCTCCGCCGAGGCCATGTCAACCACCTGCGACGAGATGGTCAGGGAGGGACGCGAGCTCGCCTCCATCCACCCCAACATCAACGTCAAGCTCCCCATGTGCATCGAGACGCTGAAGGCCACGAAGATCCTGTCCTCGGAGGGCATCAAGGTCAACGTCACCCTGATCTTCTCCCCGCTGCAGGCCCTGCTCGCCGCCAAGGCCGGAGCGGCCTTCGTGTCCCCCTTCGTCGGACGTCTGGACGACATCGGAGAGCACGGAATCGACCTCGTCTCCCAGATAAGGACCATATTCGACAACTACGGGTACGACACGGAGATCATCGCGGCATCCATCCGCGGCCCCGCGCACGTGTTGGACGCCGCGCTCATCGGAGCCGACATCGCCACCATACCCTACGACACCCTCAAGCTGATGATCAAGCACCCCAAGACGGACGAGGGAGTCGCGAAGTTCATCGCGGACTACGAGAAGTCCAAGAAGAGCTGA
- a CDS encoding geranylgeranyl reductase family protein — MRDVVVVGGGPAGSRSAALLARDADVVVLEEHPRSGVPMQCAGLITDDVIELSGVRPDILSTLFGAEVVFPDGTALTVRSDSPKARAVDRADLDSKMADAAMAAGAEYMFGTRFLSSRVSDRVSVDTTAGGIEAALVVGADGHTSSVSAGIPGSGPREYLRGIQADVAWRPDHDDLFRIHLGSRYAPGFFTWEIPCGDFTRVGLCASWEAGPPMQYLRRLLEDLGAEERVVGMHSGKIPLHGRGRIVGDRTMLVGDAASQVKPVSGGGLYPGLTAAGILADVAGRALSDGDLSAGSLSEYERRCDRDFGSELRRGYTLRRMFVRMSDEDLTAAGRFASRDDVRSVLDDIDIDHPSAVVRGLLAHPSAALSAVPLVLRCLV, encoded by the coding sequence ATGCGTGACGTCGTGGTCGTCGGCGGCGGTCCAGCCGGAAGCCGCTCGGCGGCCCTGCTTGCACGGGACGCGGACGTGGTCGTGCTCGAGGAGCACCCCCGCTCCGGAGTCCCGATGCAGTGTGCGGGCCTGATAACCGACGACGTCATCGAACTGTCCGGCGTGAGGCCGGACATCCTTTCCACGCTTTTCGGGGCGGAGGTCGTCTTCCCGGACGGCACCGCCCTCACCGTGCGTTCCGATAGTCCCAAGGCCCGCGCGGTGGACCGTGCGGACCTCGACTCCAAGATGGCAGACGCCGCCATGGCGGCCGGCGCCGAGTACATGTTCGGCACAAGGTTCCTGTCCAGCAGGGTCTCCGACCGTGTCTCCGTCGACACCACGGCTGGAGGGATCGAGGCGGCCCTGGTCGTGGGTGCGGACGGTCACACATCCAGTGTCTCCGCGGGCATACCCGGCAGTGGTCCCCGTGAGTACCTCCGCGGCATCCAGGCGGATGTGGCCTGGAGGCCGGACCACGACGACCTGTTCAGGATCCATCTGGGGAGCAGATACGCTCCCGGCTTCTTCACATGGGAGATCCCATGCGGCGACTTCACACGTGTCGGCCTCTGCGCATCATGGGAGGCGGGCCCGCCCATGCAGTATCTCAGAAGACTTCTCGAGGACCTTGGAGCGGAGGAAAGGGTGGTCGGCATGCACAGCGGCAAGATCCCCCTTCATGGTCGCGGACGGATCGTCGGGGACAGGACGATGCTGGTCGGGGACGCCGCCAGCCAGGTGAAGCCGGTCTCAGGCGGAGGCCTCTACCCTGGACTGACAGCCGCGGGCATACTGGCGGATGTTGCGGGGAGGGCCCTCTCCGATGGCGATCTGTCGGCCGGCAGTCTGTCCGAGTACGAGAGGCGTTGCGACCGGGACTTCGGCTCAGAGCTCCGCAGGGGATACACTCTCAGACGCATGTTCGTCCGCATGTCCGATGAGGATCTCACCGCCGCGGGCAGGTTCGCGTCCCGTGACGACGTCCGCTCCGTGCTGGACGACATCGACATAGATCATCCATCCGCTGTTGTCAGGGGACTCCTGGCACATCCATCGGCGGCCCTCTCGGCCGTGCCGCTCGTGCTGAGGTGTCTCGTATGA
- a CDS encoding class I SAM-dependent methyltransferase family protein, with protein MKRVTFAKIPSEGAGPRIRELMDRGWVDLHAKISKDECYRYVPILPEHIGEVVEEGYETVDGDAHTLDRRSPQERIREALSDHPDLLEMLPERWEFVGDIVILKMDPRCRPYGPLIGETYARVLGAKTVCADVRGVSGEFRQPSMEVLYGTDTESVRLENGIRYGFDVTKVMYASGNTDERMRMRRLDCRGETVVDMFAGIGYFTLPLAKFSGARRVFACEKNPDSYRFLVRNIRDNEVSDVVIPILGDNRDLLGKGFADRILMGYVQTTADFLPAALRMIRPGGIIHYHDTFYVSEYRERIESIFGENCGEGGYEVLGIREVKSFAPAVSHYVADVRITPSRSRSSQ; from the coding sequence ATGAAGCGGGTGACCTTCGCAAAGATCCCCTCGGAGGGTGCGGGACCCAGGATCAGGGAGCTGATGGACCGCGGATGGGTGGACCTGCATGCCAAGATCTCGAAGGATGAATGCTACCGTTACGTCCCGATCCTGCCGGAACACATCGGCGAGGTCGTCGAGGAGGGCTACGAGACGGTAGACGGGGATGCCCACACACTGGACCGCAGGAGTCCGCAGGAACGCATACGTGAGGCTCTGTCCGACCATCCGGATCTGCTGGAGATGCTCCCGGAACGCTGGGAGTTCGTCGGTGACATCGTCATCCTGAAGATGGACCCACGCTGCCGCCCGTACGGCCCCCTCATAGGCGAGACCTATGCCAGGGTCCTGGGGGCGAAGACCGTCTGCGCCGATGTCCGCGGGGTGTCCGGCGAGTTCCGCCAGCCCAGCATGGAGGTTCTATATGGGACGGACACCGAGTCCGTTCGTCTGGAGAACGGGATAAGGTACGGTTTCGATGTGACCAAGGTGATGTACGCATCGGGCAACACGGATGAGCGCATGCGCATGAGGAGATTGGACTGCAGGGGCGAGACCGTGGTCGACATGTTCGCGGGCATAGGGTACTTCACCCTGCCACTGGCCAAATTCTCCGGTGCCAGGAGGGTATTCGCATGCGAGAAGAACCCTGACTCCTACAGGTTCCTGGTCCGCAACATTCGTGACAACGAGGTCTCCGACGTGGTCATCCCGATCCTGGGGGACAACAGGGACCTCCTCGGAAAAGGGTTCGCCGACAGAATCCTGATGGGATATGTGCAGACGACGGCGGACTTCCTTCCAGCGGCGCTGAGGATGATCAGGCCCGGTGGCATAATACACTATCACGACACCTTCTATGTCAGCGAGTACCGCGAGCGCATCGAGTCCATATTCGGTGAGAACTGCGGGGAAGGGGGTTATGAGGTTTTGGGGATCCGCGAGGTGAAGTCCTTCGCCCCCGCGGTGTCCCATTATGTGGCGGATGTGAGGATCACACCTTCTCGTTCGCGGAGCTCGCAGTGA
- the amt gene encoding ammonium transporter, with product MRLLKAAILGMLALVSVTVFIIPEVSADFEGGTVDTTSSVFMFLCTMLVFMMAPGIALFYGGMLRKQSMTSMMAQCIGVMAVVGVIWWAIGYSLAFGDSGNGFIGSLDYLFGADTPYDSGNGTMPWVQFMLFQGTFAIVTSCIVFGATAERVRYPAILVFLALWSILVYAPMAHMVWGGGFLSAGLTSLGLPVQDFAGGTVVHICSGISGVAAALAIGRRSSRTDKGRSHNVPIMFIGCALLWVGWFGFNCGSEGSFDEITILAMENTFVASCVSTVVWIIVQYIHVGRVSVTGLCAGVLAGLVGITPGCGFVEPWAATVIGAVAAVVCYFGIIFMRKRKDIDDALDVMGVHGIGGIWGAISVGVFSVASLSWEGNGGLIAGQVDLLAGQVVSVLVTLVYCFVVSFVLMKVIDYVMKSVGEKKGASLSESEQMVGSDIVEHGESSYLM from the coding sequence TTGAGGCTATTGAAGGCGGCGATCCTCGGGATGTTGGCATTGGTCTCCGTGACCGTGTTCATCATACCCGAGGTATCCGCAGATTTCGAAGGAGGTACCGTCGACACCACATCCTCCGTGTTCATGTTCCTGTGCACGATGCTGGTGTTCATGATGGCCCCCGGAATCGCCCTCTTCTACGGCGGCATGCTGAGGAAGCAGAGCATGACTTCCATGATGGCCCAGTGCATCGGGGTCATGGCGGTCGTCGGTGTGATCTGGTGGGCAATCGGATACTCCCTGGCTTTCGGCGATTCCGGCAACGGGTTCATCGGAAGTTTGGACTACCTGTTCGGGGCTGACACCCCGTACGACTCCGGCAACGGGACGATGCCCTGGGTCCAGTTCATGCTGTTCCAGGGAACGTTCGCAATCGTGACGTCCTGCATCGTGTTCGGAGCCACCGCGGAGAGGGTCAGATACCCTGCGATACTTGTGTTCCTGGCACTGTGGTCCATCCTGGTCTACGCACCCATGGCGCACATGGTGTGGGGCGGGGGATTCCTCAGCGCCGGACTCACGTCACTGGGCCTCCCCGTCCAGGACTTCGCCGGAGGTACCGTCGTCCACATATGCTCGGGAATCTCCGGAGTCGCCGCGGCACTGGCGATCGGACGCAGGAGCTCCCGCACCGACAAGGGCAGGAGCCACAACGTCCCGATCATGTTCATCGGATGCGCCCTGCTGTGGGTCGGATGGTTCGGATTCAACTGCGGTTCGGAGGGAAGCTTCGACGAGATCACCATCCTGGCGATGGAGAACACCTTCGTCGCCTCCTGCGTGTCCACAGTGGTCTGGATCATCGTCCAGTACATCCACGTGGGTCGCGTCAGCGTGACGGGTCTCTGTGCAGGCGTCCTCGCAGGACTGGTCGGCATCACGCCCGGCTGCGGGTTCGTGGAGCCATGGGCGGCAACCGTCATAGGTGCCGTTGCCGCAGTGGTCTGCTACTTCGGCATAATATTCATGCGCAAGAGGAAGGACATCGACGATGCCCTGGACGTCATGGGCGTCCACGGGATCGGAGGCATATGGGGTGCGATCTCCGTCGGAGTGTTCTCCGTCGCCAGTCTCAGCTGGGAGGGGAACGGCGGCCTCATCGCCGGTCAGGTGGACCTCCTGGCCGGTCAGGTGGTGTCCGTGCTGGTCACCCTGGTCTACTGCTTCGTCGTGTCATTCGTACTCATGAAGGTCATCGACTACGTGATGAAGAGCGTGGGGGAGAAGAAGGGAGCCTCGCTCAGCGAGTCCGAGCAGATGGTTGGATCGGACATCGTGGAGCACGGGGAGTCCTCCTATCTGATGTGA
- a CDS encoding P-II family nitrogen regulator (indirectly regulates nitrogen metabolism; at high nitrogen levels P-II prevents the phosphorylation of NR-I, the transcriptional activator of the glutamine synthetase gene (glnA); at low nitrogen levels P-II is uridylylated to form PII-UMP and interacts with an adenylyltransferase (GlnE) that activates GlnA) yields the protein MKMIMAIIRPECLQSVKDALRDAGISGMTITHVTGRGEQRGLVFTNRVGEFVVDEIEKVKVEVVVEDDAQADVVVSAVKGAADTGHPGDGRIFIMPVEESIRIRG from the coding sequence ATGAAGATGATCATGGCGATAATCAGGCCCGAGTGTCTCCAGAGCGTCAAGGACGCTCTCAGGGATGCGGGCATCAGCGGGATGACCATAACCCACGTCACCGGGCGTGGAGAGCAGCGCGGACTGGTGTTCACCAACAGGGTGGGCGAGTTCGTGGTGGATGAGATCGAGAAGGTCAAGGTGGAGGTGGTCGTCGAGGACGACGCCCAGGCGGACGTCGTCGTATCGGCTGTCAAGGGTGCAGCGGACACAGGCCACCCCGGAGACGGAAGGATCTTCATAATGCCGGTGGAGGAATCGATTAGGATCAGAGGATGA
- a CDS encoding dimethylamine methyltransferase, whose translation MRLESILSRIADAVLEGKDDIAVQAAVDAMNRGVSAEAVLEVVDEVVLEVGGGFSRGEVLLPRIVAVSRAAEAVIRKTGPIQSKPMRGTVIMGTVKGDIHIIGKNLCCAMLRGAGYTVIDLGCDVTPDDFIDEAMVNHASIIGVSSLMTTTLISQKDLVRELKSSGCRCRTIVGGAPCSQEWCDRIGADAYSATASEMVCIVGRMAAGS comes from the coding sequence ATGCGTTTGGAATCGATTTTGAGCCGTATTGCCGATGCCGTTCTCGAAGGCAAGGACGACATCGCCGTCCAGGCCGCCGTCGATGCTATGAACAGAGGGGTCAGCGCCGAAGCGGTCCTGGAGGTCGTGGACGAGGTCGTCCTGGAGGTAGGCGGCGGTTTCTCCAGAGGGGAGGTCCTCCTGCCGAGGATAGTGGCGGTCTCGCGTGCGGCGGAGGCGGTCATCAGGAAGACAGGGCCGATCCAGAGCAAGCCGATGAGAGGGACAGTCATAATGGGTACCGTCAAGGGGGACATCCACATAATCGGGAAGAACCTGTGCTGCGCCATGCTGAGGGGAGCGGGATACACCGTGATCGACCTCGGGTGCGATGTTACGCCTGACGACTTCATCGACGAGGCGATGGTGAACCACGCATCCATCATCGGGGTGTCGTCCCTCATGACCACGACCCTGATCTCCCAGAAGGACCTGGTCAGAGAGCTGAAGTCTTCCGGCTGCAGGTGCAGGACCATAGTCGGCGGGGCCCCATGCAGTCAGGAGTGGTGCGACAGGATCGGTGCGGACGCCTACTCCGCAACCGCTTCCGAAATGGTCTGCATCGTCGGCAGGATGGCCGCGGGGTCGTGA
- a CDS encoding HD domain-containing protein, producing MIYTPLTVKAARIAYDAHHGQYDVCGMPYIFHPFTVAENMTDEYSTCVALLHDVVEDTDVTLDDLAGEFPEEVIEAVRLMTHDKDVDYEEYVTALKGNPIARTVKLADVAHNSNESRNALADVSEKKREHWRRKYARAREILEG from the coding sequence ATGATATACACCCCTCTGACAGTCAAGGCAGCCCGCATCGCATACGATGCTCACCACGGACAGTACGACGTCTGCGGGATGCCGTACATATTCCATCCGTTCACCGTGGCGGAGAACATGACCGACGAGTACTCCACATGTGTGGCGCTTCTCCACGACGTGGTGGAGGACACCGATGTGACGCTGGACGATCTCGCAGGGGAGTTCCCGGAAGAGGTCATCGAGGCTGTCCGTCTGATGACGCATGACAAGGATGTGGACTACGAGGAGTACGTGACGGCACTGAAGGGGAATCCTATCGCCAGGACCGTGAAGCTCGCTGATGTCGCCCACAACTCCAACGAGTCCCGCAACGCGCTAGCCGATGTGTCCGAGAAGAAGAGGGAGCACTGGCGCAGGAAGTACGCCAGGGCCAGGGAGATCCTGGAGGGATGA
- a CDS encoding SPFH domain-containing protein, protein MAGKTNVVTWDSQGPDDIIYACEHDDLRTLTSVTVPEHAVAIFARDGQLTGVLEPGRHLITSSNIPWLTKLYNLALGYKETPFKVQIIFVSLKMFNGRWGIRGMIKAAQGYEVPITLMANGDFQFRITDVPVFYTQVLGGLQNYTTGDVNEFMRGFINEQITQQLTKQYYMDVLNNLEKASTTTKVLVEQYFVQRGIELLSLKINEVRTTEEDQQKVFEYLQFSSANGEAFRRYEIMESMANAIGTSDGGAAMGTGMLLFPQMYQQLQQQPIQGVQGAPQGQQGPTTMCPYCGSPNPYPYKFCNNCGKPSPQMQMQQGQPQQAPAQPVQSQAVPAQEPPKFKNCPYCGQNISGLPKTPKFCPYCSEQLY, encoded by the coding sequence ATGGCAGGAAAGACCAACGTCGTGACCTGGGACAGCCAGGGGCCCGACGACATAATATACGCATGCGAGCACGACGACCTCAGGACCCTCACCTCCGTGACCGTCCCCGAGCACGCCGTCGCGATATTCGCCAGGGACGGACAGCTCACCGGCGTCCTGGAGCCTGGAAGGCACCTGATCACCAGCAGCAACATCCCCTGGCTGACCAAGCTGTACAACCTCGCCCTGGGCTACAAGGAGACCCCGTTCAAGGTGCAGATCATCTTCGTCTCTCTGAAGATGTTCAACGGCAGGTGGGGCATCCGCGGCATGATCAAGGCCGCGCAGGGATACGAGGTGCCGATCACCCTGATGGCCAACGGCGACTTCCAGTTCAGGATAACCGATGTGCCCGTGTTCTACACGCAGGTGCTCGGTGGACTCCAGAACTACACCACCGGTGATGTGAACGAGTTCATGAGGGGCTTCATCAACGAGCAGATAACCCAGCAGCTGACCAAGCAGTACTACATGGACGTCCTCAACAACCTCGAGAAGGCCTCCACGACCACCAAGGTCCTGGTGGAGCAGTACTTCGTCCAGAGGGGAATCGAGCTCCTCTCCCTGAAAATCAACGAGGTCAGGACGACGGAAGAGGACCAGCAGAAGGTCTTCGAGTACCTCCAGTTCAGCAGCGCCAACGGAGAGGCGTTCAGGAGGTACGAGATCATGGAGAGCATGGCCAACGCCATCGGCACCTCTGACGGGGGCGCCGCCATGGGTACGGGCATGCTCCTGTTCCCGCAGATGTACCAGCAGCTCCAGCAGCAGCCGATCCAGGGCGTGCAGGGAGCCCCCCAGGGACAGCAGGGGCCCACCACGATGTGCCCGTACTGCGGCAGCCCGAACCCCTATCCGTACAAGTTCTGCAACAACTGCGGAAAGCCGTCGCCCCAGATGCAGATGCAGCAGGGTCAGCCCCAGCAGGCCCCCGCGCAGCCGGTTCAGAGCCAGGCCGTCCCGGCACAGGAACCCCCCAAGTTCAAGAACTGCCCGTACTGCGGCCAGAACATCAGCGGTCTTCCGAAGACCCCCAAGTTCTGTCCGTACTGCTCCGAGCAGCTGTACTGA